TCGACGAACGGCTGAACGAATTGCCCGGGAAGGAGATTGGCCAGATACGCCTTGAAGAAAGGCCCGGATCCGAGTGACTCCCCCAGTGCCATCGCGTAGGTATGCAGCCCCGCGATGGCTTGTTGGACACGGTCGCGGCGGTCGTCGATGATCGTCAGGACGCCGTTGAGCTTGTCCAGTGCCGGCTTTAGCTGGGTCCGGTTCTCCTCGATGAACGCCTTGAGTTCCCGTGCCGCCGCGGAGACGGAGTGCCAAACCTCGTCGAGCGCGGCGCTCTGCAGCCGAAGCTCGGCGAGCAGCGCGTTGGTCTGGTGCACCAGCGTGACGATCTGGTCGGTCCGCTCGGCGAGCACCCCGCTTGATTTGGCCGCGTTGTCGAGCAGTTTGCGGAGATTTGCGTCGCGCTCGTTAAGCGTCTGGGCGATCCGCCCCACACCCTGCACCGCCCGCTGCAACTCCTCCGGTGTGTCGGCGAACGTGTCGGCCAGCGTTTGTAGCGACGCCGACACCTGCTCGGTTTCGATCTCGCCGATCGTGGCGGCGAGATCGCCGAGTGCGTCCGGCAGTTGGTACGGCGAGGTGGTCCGGCTCAGCGGAATCGTGCCGTCCAGCGGTTGTTCACCGCGCGGCAGGACCTCCAGGACCTTCGTACCGAGCAGGCTCTTGGCCCGGATGCGGGCCTCCGACCGGTCTCCGATGTGAATGTCCTTGTCGACCGAGAAGGTGATGACCACGCGGTCCCCCTCGAGGTCGATATTCGACACCCGGCCGGCCGGGAACCCGGATACCTCCACGTCAGCACCGGCGTAGAGCCCACCGGCGTCCTCGAACTCCGCGATGTAGCTTTTGCCCTGGTCGATCAGCGGGAGATTCTGCAGGTTCAGCGCCACGGCACAGACGCCCAAGACGCCGACCAGTCCGGCGATGCCGATGACCGACACGTTGCGTTCGGAGAACGACCTCATCGTGGTGCGCACCGTCCCGTCGTCTGGCTCGCGACCTTGACATAGACCGGCTGTCCGCCCTTGCCGTTGACTTTCAGGATCAGGTCGCAGAGGTAGAAGTTGAAGAAGTCGCCGTACATCGTCTGCCGGTTGAGCACCCGGTATTTGTCGGGCAACTGGTCGAGCAGCCGTTCCAGGTACTCGTGGTCGGCGACGGCGATAGCGGCGGCCCGGTCGAGTTCGCCGACCACCTTCCGGAACGGTTCCCGCGCCTGTCCCAGCAGTTGCGCGAACGAGTCTGCGCCACCGTTGATCTGCGCAACGGCATCGGACAGCTCCGCCCGCCTGGCGGCGAGCCCGTCCACCAGATCCGACAGCGTGCTGACGGTCTGGTCAAAACGGTCCCGCTGGGCGCCCAGCGTCCCGAGCACCGTGCTCAGGTTGTCGATGACCTGTCCGATCAACAGATCGCGGTCGGCCAGGGTATTAGTCACCGCCGCGGCCTGGTCGAGGAAGGAGGCGATGGTCGGACCCTGTCCCTGGAACGCCTTGATGA
The window above is part of the Mycolicibacterium hassiacum DSM 44199 genome. Proteins encoded here:
- a CDS encoding MCE family protein encodes the protein MRAVLWRLAAFLLVCAFGAFALLTVFGDFRFSSGNSYFAEFHNVSGLKKGDTVRIAGVEVGKVKSITVNRDSTVRVEFSADSTVVLTEGTRAQIRYDDPIGNRFMALLEGSGGVQRLEPGGTIPVDRTEPALDLDALIGGFRPLFRALEPEQMNELTGQLIKAFQGQGPTIASFLDQAAAVTNTLADRDLLIGQVIDNLSTVLGTLGAQRDRFDQTVSTLSDLVDGLAARRAELSDAVAQINGGADSFAQLLGQAREPFRKVVGELDRAAAIAVADHEYLERLLDQLPDKYRVLNRQTMYGDFFNFYLCDLILKVNGKGGQPVYVKVASQTTGRCAPR
- a CDS encoding MCE family protein, whose translation is MRSFSERNVSVIGIAGLVGVLGVCAVALNLQNLPLIDQGKSYIAEFEDAGGLYAGADVEVSGFPAGRVSNIDLEGDRVVITFSVDKDIHIGDRSEARIRAKSLLGTKVLEVLPRGEQPLDGTIPLSRTTSPYQLPDALGDLAATIGEIETEQVSASLQTLADTFADTPEELQRAVQGVGRIAQTLNERDANLRKLLDNAAKSSGVLAERTDQIVTLVHQTNALLAELRLQSAALDEVWHSVSAAARELKAFIEENRTQLKPALDKLNGVLTIIDDRRDRVQQAIAGLHTYAMALGESLGSGPFFKAYLANLLPGQFVQPFVEAAFSDLGLDPAVLPPSQLSDPQTGQPATPALPMPHPRTGQGGEPHLSVPDAITGKPGDPRYPYREPEPAPAPGGPPPGPPAPPPGPAADTGTESTGGDE